One genomic segment of Clostridium saccharoperbutylacetonicum N1-4(HMT) includes these proteins:
- a CDS encoding TetR/AcrR family transcriptional regulator, producing MERKTRIPSQKRALEKYDRILDAAYKLFNEKGYYNTTTADISKEANVATGSVYAYFEDKKEIYIRVIEKFNKKFEYPTHNFWIENKDKKFNNVKVVKELFKMFIKMMVDYHDFSKTFHDEMEALTLLDEDIAQVREEQDKLRRDKIKEIFNTLSLPFNSEEEEKIFYHYSFYLVDDLCHKIVFDGEFKDVDLCIDKCVNMLGGLFEDCTSYKKKIKE from the coding sequence ATGGAAAGAAAAACAAGAATACCAAGCCAAAAAAGAGCTTTAGAGAAATATGATAGGATATTAGATGCAGCTTATAAATTATTCAATGAAAAAGGTTATTATAATACAACTACAGCAGATATATCAAAGGAAGCAAATGTTGCTACGGGTTCTGTATATGCTTATTTCGAAGATAAAAAAGAAATTTACATTAGAGTAATTGAGAAGTTTAATAAAAAGTTTGAATATCCAACTCATAATTTTTGGATAGAAAATAAAGATAAAAAATTTAATAATGTTAAAGTGGTAAAAGAACTATTTAAAATGTTTATAAAAATGATGGTGGATTATCATGACTTTTCTAAAACATTCCATGATGAGATGGAGGCACTAACACTTTTAGATGAGGATATAGCTCAAGTAAGAGAGGAACAGGATAAGCTTAGGAGAGATAAGATAAAAGAAATTTTTAACACCTTATCTTTGCCTTTTAATAGCGAAGAGGAAGAAAAAATATTTTATCATTATTCGTTCTACCTAGTAGATGATTTGTGCCATAAAATTGTGTTTGATGGTGAGTTTAAAGATGTTGATTTATGCATTGATAAATGTGTTAATATGCTAGGAGGCTTATTTGAAGACTGCACAAGTTATAAGAAAAAAATAAAAGAATAG